In the Helicobacter typhlonius genome, one interval contains:
- a CDS encoding 2-hydroxyacyl-CoA dehydratase: protein MTQKMTPHINSWQMPDTKSLIVKPENKRELKKVPFTAEMKQTHTILVPMMLPVHFELLVKILHLHGYNAELLYNDGKGVVDEGLRNVHNDTCYPALLVIGQMIDALKSGKWDLDKVALLITQTGGGCRASNYIHLLRKALNKAGFGSIPVISLNFSGLESGQGFSVTRPMLQNLLNAIVYGDLIMHIANQCRAYEINKGDTDAMVDKWVSRITSEGTNEGLRKYSVLKKDMKLILEDFASIPRDTTKKVRVGIVGEIYIKFSPLGNNNLEDFLLSENCEVVIPGFMDFCLYCINDTIVGNKMYGGTLMETLIYRVVYWFFASKQIDMIKAINKHGVFRAPTAFKHTKKMVDGYVSEAMNMGEGWLLTAEMLELIEQGVENVVCTQPFGCLPNHIVGRGMMKVIKERNPQSNIVSIDYDPGATKVNQENRIKLMLSNAKKAHNAMSEEV from the coding sequence ATGACACAAAAAATGACCCCACATATCAATTCTTGGCAAATGCCAGATACTAAATCGCTTATCGTCAAACCAGAGAATAAGCGCGAACTTAAGAAGGTGCCTTTTACAGCAGAGATGAAACAAACGCATACAATCCTCGTGCCGATGATGTTGCCTGTGCATTTTGAACTTCTTGTAAAAATCTTGCATTTACACGGCTACAATGCGGAGCTTTTATACAATGATGGCAAAGGTGTGGTAGATGAGGGCTTACGCAATGTGCATAATGATACTTGCTACCCTGCCCTGCTTGTGATTGGGCAGATGATTGATGCGCTCAAAAGCGGCAAATGGGATTTGGATAAAGTCGCATTGCTCATCACACAAACAGGGGGGGGTTGTCGTGCGAGTAACTATATCCACCTCTTGCGTAAGGCACTTAATAAAGCAGGATTTGGCTCTATCCCTGTGATTTCGCTTAATTTTAGCGGACTAGAATCTGGTCAAGGCTTTAGCGTTACGCGTCCAATGTTACAGAATCTTCTCAATGCTATCGTTTATGGCGATTTGATTATGCATATCGCAAACCAATGTCGCGCCTATGAAATTAATAAAGGCGATACCGATGCAATGGTCGATAAATGGGTGAGCCGTATTACGAGTGAGGGCACAAACGAGGGACTAAGAAAATATAGTGTGCTTAAAAAAGATATGAAGCTTATCCTTGAAGATTTTGCCTCTATCCCGCGAGATACTACAAAAAAGGTGCGCGTAGGAATCGTTGGTGAGATATATATCAAATTCTCTCCGCTTGGGAATAATAACCTTGAAGATTTCCTTTTGAGCGAAAATTGCGAAGTTGTCATTCCGGGCTTTATGGACTTCTGCCTTTACTGCATTAACGACACAATTGTAGGTAATAAAATGTATGGTGGCACACTTATGGAGACACTCATATATCGTGTGGTGTATTGGTTTTTTGCAAGTAAGCAAATTGATATGATTAAGGCAATCAATAAGCACGGCGTATTTAGGGCTCCTACTGCGTTTAAACACACAAAGAAAATGGTTGATGGCTATGTATCTGAAGCAATGAATATGGGCGAGGGGTGGCTACTGACTGCTGAAATGCTTGAGCTTATTGAACAAGGCGTGGAAAATGTCGTTTGCACCCAGCCATTTGGTTGTCTGCCTAATCACATCGTGGGGCGCGGTATGATGAAAGTCATCAAAGAGCGCAATCCACAAAGCAATATTGTATCTATTGACTACGACCCGGGCGCGACAAAAGTCAATCAAGAAAATCGCATTAAACTAATGCTTAGTAATGCAAAAAAAGCGCATAATGCGATGAGCGAGGAAGTGTAG
- a CDS encoding phosphoethanolamine transferase: MAIKRGGGAYDISQSIFALCVKNIITNASLLFPLFYLINLFPRLFLTWLLVGVMFLIACVDTFLIAHFHTFVNAVFVDIFFSSNPNEAREFLTFYGRQNIWVIALFILCSGIFLFAPYEKILNIFKSHTKSNVKANSLSKAFALCVCIICLLGAGFKLYRVYSEQSIMVYLISKSSYMRWGDSIANTINNQSHIAQYKELSKNYNAFLQESQGAIAATRTFPNIVLIIGESTQKNYMSLYNYPLPTTPKLQKLQESGNLIVFSDVISPHSHTNQVLEKVLTFKNYENNQTPWFKQQNLIDILKLAGYKTHWLSNQEVISIYGNAPEVISTRADITRFATINDSYTNETYDEILLPLFDNMQDIKSQVKSTDSKNTYIFHLMGTHLHYIHRYPKAFDVFTPQDLISHNLHTLAPYPAISNTLLNNAQLRTKTEYLNAILYNDYVVSEIIERFKESDSIVIYLSDHCDEVYDFRDFAGHTESMGSRFMIEVPFMIYMSESFKSHYPEIVKKVQEAKDKPFMSDDFIHAFLDLFDISAQDSIQSRSLFSKDYNDKRMRIFSGKDYDKDLKHDNLLN, encoded by the coding sequence GTGGCAATTAAACGGGGGGGGGGGGCATATGACATATCGCAAAGCATTTTTGCTCTCTGTGTAAAAAATATTATTACTAATGCTTCGCTCCTCTTCCCGCTCTTTTATCTTATCAATCTCTTTCCGCGCCTCTTCCTTACTTGGCTCCTTGTAGGTGTGATGTTTCTCATCGCCTGTGTGGATACATTTCTCATCGCGCATTTTCATACTTTTGTTAATGCAGTATTTGTGGATATATTCTTTTCGAGTAATCCAAACGAGGCAAGAGAGTTTCTTACCTTTTATGGGAGGCAAAATATATGGGTAATCGCACTTTTTATCCTATGTAGCGGTATATTTTTGTTTGCACCTTATGAAAAGATTCTAAATATCTTTAAATCCCACACAAAATCTAATGTAAAAGCTAACTCGCTTAGTAAAGCCTTTGCACTCTGTGTGTGTATCATCTGTCTCTTAGGGGCAGGATTCAAACTCTATCGCGTATATAGTGAGCAATCTATAATGGTCTATCTCATCAGCAAATCCTCCTATATGCGCTGGGGCGATAGTATAGCAAACACAATCAATAATCAATCCCACATCGCACAATATAAAGAACTATCTAAAAACTACAATGCTTTCTTGCAAGAATCACAAGGTGCTATAGCCGCAACGCGCACTTTTCCTAACATCGTGCTTATCATAGGTGAATCCACACAAAAAAATTATATGTCGCTTTACAACTACCCACTACCCACCACACCAAAACTACAAAAGCTACAAGAAAGCGGTAATCTTATCGTCTTTAGCGATGTGATTTCGCCCCACTCTCACACAAATCAAGTCTTAGAAAAAGTGCTGACTTTCAAAAACTATGAAAACAACCAAACGCCGTGGTTTAAGCAGCAAAATCTCATCGATATACTTAAGCTCGCAGGATATAAAACACATTGGCTTAGCAATCAAGAAGTTATCTCAATCTATGGCAATGCTCCCGAGGTGATTTCTACTCGCGCAGATATAACGCGCTTTGCTACAATAAATGATAGCTACACGAACGAAACCTATGATGAAATTCTGCTTCCACTTTTTGACAATATGCAAGATATAAAATCTCAAGTAAAAAGCACAGATTCTAAAAATACCTATATCTTTCATCTTATGGGGACACATTTACACTATATTCACCGCTACCCAAAAGCCTTTGATGTATTTACTCCGCAGGATTTAATATCGCACAATCTCCACACTCTCGCACCCTACCCCGCAATTTCTAACACATTACTTAATAATGCACAGCTACGCACAAAAACAGAATATCTCAATGCAATTTTATATAATGACTATGTAGTGAGTGAGATTATAGAGCGCTTCAAGGAAAGTGATAGCATCGTAATATATCTTAGCGATCACTGCGATGAAGTGTATGACTTTAGGGATTTTGCGGGACACACTGAGAGTATGGGCTCAAGATTTATGATAGAAGTGCCTTTTATGATTTATATGAGCGAGAGTTTCAAGTCTCATTACCCAGAGATTGTAAAAAAGGTGCAAGAAGCCAAGGATAAGCCTTTTATGAGTGATGATTTTATCCACGCCTTTTTGGATTTGTTTGATATAAGCGCACAGGATTCTATACAATCTCGCTCACTCTTTAGCAAGGACTATAACGACAAGCGTATGAGAATATTTTCAGGCAAAGACTATGACAAAGATTTAAAACACGATAATCTTTTAAACTAA
- a CDS encoding RNA degradosome polyphosphate kinase: MTINDARMYFNRELSWLKFNTRVLNEAKNTNIPLLERLKFVAIYGTNLDEFYMIRVAGLKRLYASGITEVGADKLTPLQQLKSIREYLDKEKGTLESVFREIQNGLAKENMHIKQVSELNTEQKKRLHEFFINYLYPVIVPVAVDATHPFPHLNNLSFAIALKLKDTQDGSIKFAMVRISRLLSRFVEIESGIFVAVEDIVGEFASELFGEYEILNYVPFRITRNADMEIEEEEADDFIEIMSEGLKTRRKGEVVRLEIGADKDNSLLEFINSHLKVDSKDIYIYNIPLNLSGLWELVGSKAYAHLTTPPFNPKTLPPLNGNVDILSTMESNDIVLFHPYESFDPVVNFIQSAAKDPDVLSIRMTLYRVGKNSPIVKALIQAAENNKQVTALVELKARFDEENNLYWAHSLESAGAHVIYGVPGLKVHAKIALVIKKIGNTLKEYVHLSTGNYNPSTAKIYTDLSLLTCNEHFSKDAVKLFHSLSTGSSYRTKLGHLFIAPTQIKTKILELIEQEKKMGTQGRIIMKANAFVDIDVIRALYGASMAGVKIDLIVRGVCALRPGIKGVSENIRVFSIIGKYLEHARIYHFKNDKVGVYFASADIMPRNLERRVEILTPSLNEQMSKRLMEILQMQLSDNVQMYELQSNGEYHKVTNTQKPFSSQIAYEEYVNAIYGDSVSNDEVIKAKKLAKRMLKES, encoded by the coding sequence ATGACAATCAATGACGCTAGAATGTATTTTAATCGTGAGCTTTCGTGGCTTAAATTTAATACGCGTGTGCTGAATGAGGCTAAAAATACAAATATTCCGCTTTTGGAGCGATTGAAGTTTGTAGCTATTTATGGCACGAATCTCGATGAATTTTATATGATACGCGTGGCAGGACTAAAGCGTTTGTATGCAAGTGGTATTACCGAGGTGGGCGCGGACAAACTCACGCCATTGCAACAGCTTAAAAGCATACGAGAATATTTAGACAAAGAAAAGGGCACACTCGAATCTGTGTTTAGGGAGATTCAGAACGGGTTAGCTAAGGAAAATATGCATATAAAGCAAGTGAGTGAGCTCAATACTGAGCAAAAGAAGCGTTTGCACGAGTTTTTTATAAACTATCTCTATCCTGTAATTGTGCCTGTGGCAGTTGATGCGACACATCCTTTTCCACATTTGAATAACCTTAGCTTTGCAATCGCACTCAAGCTTAAGGATACGCAAGATGGGAGTATCAAATTTGCAATGGTGAGAATCTCGCGCCTACTCTCGCGCTTTGTGGAAATAGAGAGTGGCATATTTGTAGCAGTGGAAGACATTGTGGGTGAGTTTGCGAGTGAGCTATTTGGGGAATATGAGATACTCAATTATGTGCCTTTTAGAATCACGCGTAACGCGGATATGGAGATTGAAGAAGAGGAAGCCGATGATTTTATTGAGATTATGAGTGAGGGGCTTAAAACGCGCAGAAAGGGTGAAGTAGTGCGCCTAGAAATCGGCGCGGATAAAGATAATAGTCTGCTTGAGTTTATTAATTCTCATCTTAAGGTAGATTCTAAAGATATTTATATTTATAATATTCCTTTGAATCTAAGTGGGTTGTGGGAGCTTGTAGGGAGCAAGGCTTATGCGCATCTTACCACCCCACCATTTAATCCAAAGACTCTGCCTCCATTGAATGGCAATGTCGATATTCTCTCGACTATGGAGAGCAACGATATTGTGCTTTTTCACCCATATGAGAGTTTTGACCCGGTGGTGAATTTCATTCAAAGTGCGGCAAAAGACCCAGATGTGTTATCAATTCGTATGACGCTTTATCGCGTGGGTAAGAACTCGCCCATTGTTAAAGCCCTTATTCAAGCTGCTGAAAACAATAAGCAAGTAACCGCGCTTGTCGAGCTTAAGGCGCGATTTGACGAGGAAAATAATCTCTATTGGGCGCATTCTTTGGAATCTGCTGGTGCGCACGTCATCTATGGTGTGCCCGGACTCAAAGTGCATGCAAAAATTGCGCTTGTGATTAAAAAAATCGGCAATACACTCAAAGAATATGTGCATTTAAGCACAGGAAACTACAATCCAAGCACGGCTAAAATCTATACCGATTTGTCGCTCCTCACTTGCAACGAGCATTTTTCAAAAGACGCTGTTAAACTCTTTCATAGCCTCTCTACCGGCTCATCTTATCGCACGAAGCTAGGACATCTTTTTATTGCGCCAACGCAGATTAAGACAAAAATTCTCGAACTTATCGAGCAAGAAAAGAAAATGGGCACGCAGGGACGTATTATTATGAAAGCAAACGCGTTTGTGGATATTGATGTGATACGCGCACTCTATGGGGCTTCAATGGCTGGAGTGAAGATTGATTTAATCGTGCGTGGTGTGTGCGCGTTGCGACCGGGCATTAAGGGCGTGAGTGAAAATATTCGTGTATTTTCAATTATTGGCAAATACCTTGAACACGCTAGAATCTATCATTTCAAAAACGATAAAGTGGGCGTGTATTTTGCTTCGGCGGATATTATGCCAAGAAACCTCGAAAGACGCGTTGAAATTCTCACACCTAGCCTCAATGAGCAAATGAGTAAGCGGCTGATGGAGATTTTACAAATGCAGTTGAGCGATAATGTACAGATGTATGAGCTTCAAAGCAATGGCGAGTATCATAAGGTAACAAATACGCAAAAGCCCTTTAGCTCTCAAATTGCCTATGAAGAGTATGTCAATGCGATTTATGGAGATTCTGTAAGTAATGATGAGGTAATAAAAGCAAAAAAACTTGCAAAAAGAATGCTTAAAGAGAGTTAA
- a CDS encoding porin family protein, which yields MKKLSLSLLFAAGFAMSTQAASIMGFEISPEFGLGAGQTKQTISSADTNFKDYSVFGRIWLGAFDFVVAPQIKYDFNSYSNSDDNYRNLQYGVSAGYNIGLFVARLTPYVGVNYSSFNKFYKDTTAYNAGLKLKFDLIPISLGVLYTYQKPENEGTKQEVKMQSIQALLGVHF from the coding sequence ATGAAAAAACTCTCACTTTCATTGCTTTTTGCAGCAGGGTTTGCTATGAGCACACAGGCTGCGAGTATTATGGGGTTTGAAATAAGCCCTGAATTTGGTTTAGGTGCAGGGCAAACAAAACAGACTATTTCTAGTGCTGATACAAACTTTAAAGATTATAGTGTGTTTGGACGTATTTGGCTCGGTGCTTTTGATTTTGTGGTAGCTCCACAAATAAAATATGATTTTAATTCATATTCAAATTCAGATGACAACTATCGCAATTTGCAATATGGCGTATCTGCGGGATATAATATTGGGCTTTTTGTCGCGCGATTGACACCTTATGTAGGAGTGAATTATTCAAGCTTTAATAAATTTTATAAAGATACCACCGCTTACAATGCAGGCTTAAAGCTTAAGTTTGATTTGATTCCTATCTCTCTTGGTGTGCTTTATACTTATCAAAAACCAGAAAATGAAGGAACAAAGCAAGAAGTAAAAATGCAAAGTATACAAGCTCTTCTTGGTGTGCATTTCTAA
- a CDS encoding menaquinone biosynthesis decarboxylase — protein MTLDSHKLIDFLQSHNELTIINEPLDIYLQIPQLAYLEVKKPNSKALLFTNPICAKSGKTFDIPVLMNIFGSHKRLNLLCDKPIADIAQHIQNLLALKPPKGARAILKKLQELATLRFVFPKYTKSKGLCQEIIFQNEEINLLNLPILTTWEHDGGAFITMGQVYTQSLDGKAKNLGMYRLQVYDEKHLGLHWQIHKDSQHFYHQYKQAGEKMPVSIALGGDPLYIWCGQAPLPMGIFELMLYGFIRSKKPVLCPCITNPLFVPNDVDIVIEGWVDTTQMRDEGPFGDHTGFYTPIEPYPVLEVSAITMRKKPIFPATIVGKPPLEDKYMGYLTERVFLPLLQTTAHGLIDYHMPENGVFHNLIFAKIKPQYPSHAQQIMHNFWGVGQMSFVKHAIFVDENAPELTDYEALGTYILERFSPNNLLITEGICDALDHASPHFAHGGKLGVEAITPVHKPSFIALNDECLWEKFAPLFPQATALKQYFTHTPNPICIVSVVKQNHLFTDLNENLKGFQALQNCLSIIIFVDSHKNHLTNPYMLTWRIVNNIDAKRDILIVENLVFIDATDKSTCDGHLREWPQDTNCSPSVIATLKKKGLIDDIDDEFLEHFGILH, from the coding sequence ATGACTTTAGATTCTCATAAACTTATCGACTTTTTACAATCTCATAATGAACTTACTATCATTAATGAACCTTTGGATATTTATCTGCAAATCCCACAACTTGCTTACCTTGAAGTAAAAAAGCCAAATAGCAAAGCTCTTCTTTTTACAAATCCTATTTGTGCCAAAAGTGGAAAAACCTTTGATATACCTGTGCTTATGAATATTTTTGGCTCACACAAAAGGCTTAATCTTTTGTGTGATAAACCCATTGCTGATATTGCTCAACACATACAGAATCTTCTTGCACTTAAACCACCAAAGGGTGCAAGAGCAATTCTAAAAAAGCTCCAAGAACTTGCTACCTTGCGCTTTGTTTTTCCTAAATACACGAAATCCAAAGGTTTATGTCAAGAAATTATCTTTCAAAATGAAGAAATTAATCTTTTAAATCTCCCTATCCTCACAACTTGGGAACACGATGGCGGAGCATTTATCACTATGGGGCAAGTTTATACCCAAAGCCTTGATGGCAAAGCAAAAAATCTAGGTATGTATCGTCTGCAAGTTTATGATGAAAAACATTTAGGGCTACATTGGCAGATACATAAAGATTCTCAACATTTCTATCATCAATATAAACAAGCAGGAGAAAAAATGCCTGTGAGTATTGCACTTGGTGGCGATCCGCTGTATATTTGGTGCGGACAGGCACCTTTACCTATGGGAATCTTTGAGCTAATGCTCTATGGCTTTATCCGCTCTAAAAAGCCTGTGCTTTGCCCGTGTATCACTAACCCACTCTTTGTGCCAAATGATGTAGATATTGTTATTGAAGGTTGGGTAGATACCACACAAATGCGAGATGAGGGACCATTTGGCGATCATACAGGATTCTATACGCCCATTGAACCTTATCCTGTGCTTGAAGTGAGTGCAATCACAATGCGGAAAAAACCCATTTTTCCAGCCACAATCGTTGGCAAACCTCCGCTTGAGGATAAATATATGGGTTATTTAACAGAGCGCGTATTTTTGCCATTATTACAAACTACTGCGCACGGCTTGATTGATTACCATATGCCTGAAAATGGTGTTTTTCATAATCTTATTTTTGCAAAAATCAAGCCTCAATATCCAAGCCACGCACAGCAAATTATGCACAATTTTTGGGGAGTGGGGCAAATGAGCTTTGTAAAACACGCTATTTTTGTTGATGAAAATGCACCCGAACTGACAGATTATGAAGCGCTTGGCACTTACATACTTGAGCGCTTCTCTCCTAATAATCTGCTTATTACAGAGGGAATTTGTGATGCACTTGATCACGCAAGCCCACATTTTGCTCACGGAGGAAAGCTTGGTGTAGAAGCTATTACACCCGTGCATAAGCCTTCATTTATTGCTCTTAATGATGAGTGCTTATGGGAGAAATTTGCTCCACTTTTTCCTCAAGCCACTGCTTTAAAGCAATATTTTACTCACACACCCAATCCTATTTGTATTGTAAGTGTGGTAAAGCAAAATCATCTCTTTACAGATTTAAATGAGAATCTTAAAGGTTTTCAAGCTTTACAAAACTGCTTAAGTATTATTATCTTTGTAGATTCGCATAAAAATCATCTCACAAACCCTTATATGCTTACTTGGCGGATTGTTAATAATATTGATGCAAAGCGTGATATTCTTATTGTTGAAAATCTTGTTTTTATTGATGCAACCGATAAATCAACCTGTGATGGACATCTGCGCGAGTGGCCCCAAGATACAAATTGTAGCCCATCTGTCATCGCCACATTAAAGAAAAAGGGACTTATTGATGATATAGATGATGAATTTTTAGAGCATTTTGGTATCTTACATTAA
- the rplM gene encoding 50S ribosomal protein L13 translates to MELTKIATQNDINRQWIVLDAKDKVFGRLITEIATLLRGKHKPCFTPHIDCGDFVVIINATEVKFTGMKLKDKEYFTHSGYFGSTKSKTLQEMLEKTPEKLYHLAVRGMLPKNKLGRAMLKKLKVYRGSEHPHSAQVAKSSK, encoded by the coding sequence ATGGAATTGACAAAAATAGCAACACAAAATGACATCAATCGTCAGTGGATTGTGCTTGATGCAAAAGATAAAGTTTTTGGTCGCCTTATCACAGAAATAGCTACACTTTTACGAGGCAAACACAAACCTTGTTTCACGCCTCATATTGATTGTGGCGATTTTGTAGTCATTATTAATGCCACAGAAGTAAAATTCACAGGTATGAAACTCAAAGACAAAGAATACTTCACGCATTCAGGTTACTTTGGCAGCACTAAAAGTAAAACACTTCAAGAAATGTTAGAAAAAACTCCCGAAAAACTCTATCATCTTGCGGTACGAGGTATGCTCCCCAAAAACAAACTTGGACGAGCTATGCTTAAAAAACTCAAAGTTTATCGCGGCAGTGAGCACCCACACAGCGCTCAAGTCGCTAAAAGCTCAAAATAA
- the rpsI gene encoding 30S ribosomal protein S9 produces the protein MAKVYATGKRKTAIAKVWLTSGSGKLNINGQSLNDWLGGHEAIKMKVMQPLILTKQEKSVDIHAVTLGGGYSAQAEALRHGISKALNNYDIAFRAILKPKGLLTRDSRVVERKKYGKRKARRSPQFSKR, from the coding sequence ATGGCAAAAGTTTATGCAACAGGAAAAAGAAAAACGGCAATCGCGAAAGTTTGGCTTACTTCTGGGAGCGGTAAGCTCAATATCAATGGGCAAAGTCTCAATGACTGGCTTGGAGGACACGAAGCTATTAAAATGAAAGTAATGCAACCGCTTATCCTTACCAAACAAGAAAAATCAGTGGATATTCACGCTGTTACACTTGGTGGTGGATATTCGGCTCAAGCAGAAGCTTTGCGACACGGCATTTCAAAGGCTCTTAATAATTATGATATTGCGTTTAGAGCGATTTTGAAACCAAAAGGGCTTTTGACACGCGATTCTCGTGTGGTGGAACGCAAAAAATATGGAAAGAGAAAGGCGCGCAGAAGCCCACAATTCTCAAAAAGGTAA
- a CDS encoding MBL fold metallo-hydrolase — protein sequence MERERRAEAHNSQKGKIAVEILSRSFGEYQTNCYICKFPQGEIVIDAGIGAHNWVIEQCPNPLAFLNTHGHFDHIWSNKILKSHFPDVPLVAPALDAFMLESDCFGTGVTPSEPDILSKCEKGTDTLCLKDVEVMFSHFPGHTPGCSIIEIEGAIFSGDFIFHRSIGRCDFPYSSTSDMIESLIRFSELSADTNKTIYPGHGDKTSLIDEQHNVAFWIRQLKLRQ from the coding sequence ATGGAAAGAGAAAGGCGCGCAGAAGCCCACAATTCTCAAAAAGGTAAAATTGCGGTGGAAATTCTCTCTCGAAGTTTTGGCGAGTATCAAACAAATTGTTATATTTGCAAATTTCCTCAAGGAGAGATTGTTATTGACGCGGGAATTGGAGCGCATAATTGGGTTATAGAGCAATGCCCCAACCCACTCGCCTTTCTCAACACACACGGGCATTTCGACCATATTTGGAGCAATAAGATTCTTAAATCTCACTTCCCCGATGTGCCACTTGTCGCCCCAGCACTTGATGCCTTTATGTTAGAATCTGACTGCTTTGGCACAGGCGTAACTCCAAGTGAGCCAGATATACTAAGCAAGTGTGAAAAAGGCACAGATACACTTTGCCTCAAAGATGTGGAGGTAATGTTTTCGCATTTTCCCGGACACACACCCGGTTGCTCGATTATAGAAATTGAAGGCGCAATTTTCAGCGGAGACTTTATCTTTCATCGCTCTATTGGGCGCTGTGATTTTCCCTACTCAAGCACAAGTGATATGATAGAATCCCTCATTCGTTTTAGCGAACTCTCCGCAGATACCAATAAAACGATTTATCCCGGGCACGGCGATAAAACTTCCCTTATAGACGAGCAGCACAATGTGGCTTTTTGGATTCGTCAGCTTAAACTCAGGCAGTAG
- the motA gene encoding flagellar motor stator protein MotA has translation MDLTTIGGLIGAIASLSIGDFLEGGNPIHLIHISSLIIIIPTALCAATSATHASHVKGALKELKIVFGSAGVNINEIIRQLVELSTLARKDGVLALEGKAAQIEDDFLRQSLSMIIDGRDAHAVREDMEVQIETLEEYYHGCSHFWILYAETCPTMGLVGAVMGLMLALQLLDDPKAMAAGIAGAFTATVTGIFCSYALFGPWGHKMHSKSKDVIRGRTVILEGVVGIANGDNPRNLEEKLLGFIPPGEPKISQFE, from the coding sequence ATGGACTTAACGACCATTGGTGGACTCATTGGGGCGATTGCAAGTTTGTCTATTGGGGACTTTTTGGAAGGTGGGAATCCTATACACCTCATTCACATTAGCTCTCTTATTATTATTATCCCAACAGCACTTTGTGCGGCTACAAGTGCCACTCACGCTTCACACGTTAAAGGTGCGCTTAAAGAGTTAAAAATCGTGTTTGGTTCAGCTGGTGTCAATATTAATGAAATTATACGACAGCTTGTAGAGCTCTCCACTCTTGCGAGAAAAGACGGCGTGTTAGCACTTGAAGGAAAGGCGGCACAGATTGAAGATGATTTCTTGCGTCAATCTCTCTCTATGATTATTGACGGGCGGGACGCTCACGCTGTGCGCGAGGATATGGAAGTGCAGATTGAAACGCTTGAGGAATACTATCACGGCTGTTCGCACTTTTGGATTCTGTATGCAGAGACTTGCCCTACAATGGGGCTCGTTGGGGCGGTTATGGGGCTTATGCTTGCTCTCCAGCTCCTTGATGACCCAAAAGCTATGGCGGCAGGGATTGCGGGAGCATTTACAGCGACCGTTACAGGTATCTTCTGTTCTTATGCACTTTTTGGACCTTGGGGACATAAAATGCACTCAAAGAGCAAAGATGTGATTAGAGGGCGCACCGTTATTTTGGAGGGAGTTGTAGGTATCGCAAATGGCGATAACCCTCGTAACCTTGAAGAAAAATTACTTGGATTTATCCCACCAGGTGAGCCTAAAATCTCACAATTTGAATAA
- the motB gene encoding flagellar motor protein MotB, protein MAKKKKCPDCPAGEKWAVPYADFLSLLLALFIALSTAAADSEALKSEFVKIFDFTLTSPLPSSEEDISDNEVEGVSASTETASITNAEIEKMVEEGGILEQMEMGISLRLPSNIFFESGRADITNSDVYLYLQRMSAIIKKLPEYVRVDVRGYTDNAPLPIGSHYRDNYELSSGRSLSVMKALIKNGISAERISFSGYGEYQAIAPNDSPINRAKNNRVEIFFYVNPQDAPVAQSILEETLQNTQQ, encoded by the coding sequence ATGGCTAAAAAGAAAAAATGTCCTGACTGCCCTGCTGGTGAGAAATGGGCTGTCCCCTATGCGGACTTCCTCTCACTTCTGTTGGCGCTCTTTATTGCACTTTCAACTGCCGCCGCAGATTCAGAAGCATTAAAAAGCGAATTTGTGAAAATCTTTGACTTTACGCTTACTTCTCCTTTGCCCTCTAGTGAGGAGGATATAAGCGATAATGAAGTTGAGGGTGTCTCTGCCTCTACTGAAACCGCTAGTATAACAAATGCTGAAATTGAAAAAATGGTAGAAGAAGGCGGGATTTTGGAACAAATGGAAATGGGTATATCTTTGCGTCTGCCTTCAAATATATTCTTTGAATCAGGAAGGGCTGACATTACCAATAGCGACGTGTATTTGTATTTGCAACGAATGAGCGCAATTATCAAAAAATTGCCTGAATATGTAAGGGTCGATGTGCGAGGCTATACTGACAATGCGCCTTTACCGATAGGTTCGCATTATAGAGATAATTACGAATTGTCTTCTGGGCGTTCGCTTAGCGTGATGAAGGCTCTTATAAAAAACGGCATTTCTGCCGAACGTATTTCATTTTCCGGCTATGGAGAATATCAAGCAATCGCCCCTAATGATAGCCCTATCAATCGTGCAAAAAATAATCGTGTGGAAATCTTTTTCTATGTGAATCCACAGGATGCACCAGTGGCTCAATCAATCCTAGAAGAAACACTGCAAAACACGCAACAATAA